The genomic interval CTCGGTGTCTTGGTCGATCTGGCGGTGATCGCGGGGAGCGTCCTCGCGCTCTGGTACGGCGCGACGGCGTTCGTGGAGGCGGCCTCGCTGGTCGCGCGCCGGGTCGGACTCTCCGAACTCGTCGTGGGCCTGACCGTGGTGGCGGTCGGCACCTCGACGCCCGAACTCCTCGTGACCCTCGACGCCGCGGTGGTCGGCCGGACCGGCGTGGCGGTCGGCAACGTCGTCGGGTCGAACGTGTTCAACCTCGGTCTGCTGGTGGGTGCGGTCGCGGTGTTCGCGCCCGTGCCGACCGGCCGGACGCTGGTGTATCAGGACGGGGTCGCGGTCGTCGCCGCGACCCTGCTCACGACCGCGCTGGTCGCCGACGGGACCCTCTCGCGGGTCGAAGGCGTCGGCCTGCTCGTCGTCTACGCGACCTACGTCCTCGTGCTGATTCGGCGGGGGAGCGGTTCCGAGGCCGCGCTCTCGGCCGACGGGTCGGCCGAGAGCGCCGCGTCCGGCGGGACGACCGTCTCGACCGGCGAGTCGGCCGACTCGCCGGTCGAGACGGTCGCGGAGGCGGTCTCTCCCCGACACCTCCTCCGGGGCGTCGTCGGGTTCGGCCTGCTGGTTGGCGGGGCCCACCTGCTCGTGGAGTCGTCGGCCGACCTCGCGCGACTCGTGGGCGTCTCCGAGTGGGCCATCGGGGCGACCGTGGTGGCGGTCGGCACCTCGACGCCCGAACTCGCGACATCGATGGCGGCCTCGGCGAGCGGTCGCCACGAGGTCTCGATAGGCAACCTCGTCGGGAGCAACGTCTTCAATCTGCTCGGGGCACTCGGCGCGACCGCCGCGATTCGGCCCGTTCAGGTGACCGGCGACGCGTGGACCGGGCTACTGTGGCTCTGCGCGCAGATGGCGGTCGTCGTTGTGCTGTTCCGGACGGGCTGGCGACTCTCGCGGGCGGAGGGCGCGCTCCTCGCCGCCGGAACGCTGGCGTGGTGGGCCGCGAGCGTCGCCGGGTGAGGCGGGTCGCCCGCCGTAGCGTCGGTCAGGCGCGAACCACCACGGATTTGGCGACTCCGGCGCAATTGCCGTCGATGACCGACCTCGGCAAGGTGGACGGGGCGTTCTTCGACGAGTACATCTACCCGAACCTCGGGGCCGACCGCGCCGACGTGAGCCTCGGCCCGCGACACGGCGTCGACTTCGGCGTCGTGGACGTGGGCGGGCGCGCGGTCGTGCTGGCGAGCGACCCGCTCTCGCTGACGCCCGCGCTCGGGTTCGAGCGGGCGGCGTGGTTCGCGGTCCACGTCGCGCTCGCCGATGCCGCGGTGTCCGGTATCCCGCCGACCCACCTCGCGGTCACCTTCACCCTCCCGCCGGAGATGACCGACGACCAGTTCCGCACCGTCTGGGAGACGTTCGACCGCGAGGCCCGCGAGTTGGGGGTGAGCATCGTGACCGGCCACACCGCCCGCTACGGCGGGTGTTCGTACCCGTGGGTCGGCGGCGCGACCGCGCTGGCGGTGGGCGACCACGACGACCTCGTGCGCCCCGACGGCGCGACCTCGGGCGACCGCCTGCTCGTGACGAAGGGGCCAGGTATCGAGGTCGCTGGCTTCCTCGTGACGCTGTTCGAGGACGCGGTCGACCTCCCCGAATCGACGATTCGGGACGCCACGGAGCGGTTCTGGGACATGAGCCCGGTCCGCGACGCCCTGACCGCCGCGGCGGCCGGACCGGTCACCGCGATGCACGACGTGACCGAGGGCGGTCTGCGGGGCGCGCTGGTCGAGTTCGCCGCAGCCGGTGGGGTGCGCCTCGACGTGGACTCCGCGGAAGTGCCCCTCCTCCCGGGCGTCCGGGAGGCCTGCGAGTTCTTCGATATCGACCCGTGGGACGCCACCAGCGAGGGGACCCTGCTGATTTCGGTCGAGTCGTCGGGCGTCGAGGCGGTGCTGTCGGCGCTGGACGCCGAGGGGATTCCGGCGGCCGAAATCGGCGAGGTCCGGGAGGGGTCGGGCGCGTTCGTGGACGGCGAGCGCGTCGAACCGCCCGAGGCCGACCCCTCGTGGGCGGTCTTCGAGGAGTACGCCGAGCGGGTCGGCTTGGAGTGAGTCGAAACCCCCCCCCCCCGACGTGTTGGGTCCACGATTCGAACGTATCCGACAGCGAGACGCTAGCTACTCCCGGTACATAGAGGACCGCGACCGCACAGCACGGCATAGCACAGCACAGCACCGCAACCGCGCCCCCGTTCCTCCCCGCCGCGCGCTCGCCGAGGGCGAGCGCCCGGCGCGTCCCGTGGTTGGGACAGTCTCCGAAGCGCCGGACCGACTGGCCCCCGACACGCCCGACTCGTCCGGGCCTCCGCGGTCGGGACGCACTCGCGGGCCTCCGTCGGAGGCCCGCGAGCGGGGAGGTCCGGGGACCCCTCGGCGGTCTGCTTAGTAGCGCGAAGCAGATCTCGGAAGTCGCAGCCCGCGTAGCAGCGCGAGCAGGAACGTCTTCCGGCGGATGAAGGGCGAGGGAGGAGAGCGACCGAAGGGAGTGAGCGCCGACCGAGGGCTTCTCTCTTCTAGGTAACGGCAGTAGCTAGCTTCACGCCGGGAAAGTTCGGTCTCGATACGAAAGTGACACCGACGAATAGCGAATCTGTCGAAAAAATCTCGACACGAAACCGGGCGATTCCGACTTACGTTCTCACGCGCCCGCTTTTTCGAGCGCGGATTCGAGCTCCTCGCGCTGGGTGACGCCGACGAACCGCTCGACGATGCCGTCGTCGTTCTCGACCACGATGGTCGGAATCGACCGGACCTGATACTCGTTGGCCACGTCCTGATGCTCGTCGACGTCGATCTTCTCGAACTCGACCTCGTCCCAGTCGGCCTCCATCTCTTCGAGGATGGGGTCCTGAGTCTTGCACGGGCCACACCAGTCGGCGTAGAAGTCCTTCAGCGTGACAGTCATTGGTGGTCTGGGCGAGTGTACCTGCGCCGCGCGCATAAGGGTTTCCCACCGCCGCGTGCTTGCCGCAATCGGAGCGCGCCCGACCCCAGCGCCGGGACCGAAACGCGCCGGAGGACCCGGGGCGCTCCGAAAGGTTTAGGCGGCGGGAAACCGGACCATCGCACATGAGCAGTGGCCAGAACTCCGGCGGGCTGATGTCCAGCGCCGGACTCGTCCGGTACTTCGACGCCGAGGATCGCAACGCCATCACCATCGACCCCAAGACCGTCGTGGCCTTCGGCGTCCTCTTCGGCGTCTTCGTCAAGCTCCTCAACGTCCTCGCGCTGTAGGCGTCCCGGGGCGTCCGGCCGACAGGGATAACCGGGTCGCGGTCGGCGTCCCTCCATGCGACTCTCTCCGTTCAGTTCCCGCGAGACCGATTCCGCGAGCGGCGCGACCGACAAATCCGACGCGACCGGCGCGACGGCCGAACGGGGGGCGAAGCGCCGACCGGTCGTCGAGGGCCTGAAGGGCGGTCTCGTCGCCACGCTCGTGATGACCAGCTACCGGCTCCCGATAGCCCGCTCGCTGCCGCCGACCGCGGAGTTCTGGTCGAGGTACGTCGCCGGGGGCGACCCCGCCGACCACCCGGTGACCGCCCTCGCCCTCCACCTACTCTACGGCACCGTCGGCGGCGGGGTCTTCGGCGCGCTCGGGTCCTCGTCGGCGCGTCGGGCCAGTCGGCCCGACGCGCCGACCAGCGGGCAGAGGACCGCCCGGAGCGAACTGGTCGGCCTGCTCGAAGGCGTCGGCTACGCGCTCGCGCTCTCTGCGTTCGGCGAGCGCGTCGTGCTCGGCCGGGTCCTCGGCATGGACCTCGACCGCGACGAGTCGCTGGTCTTCCACGTCGGCCACCTCGTCTACGGGCTGACCCTCGGGACGTGGGTCGGGTCCCGGACCGGCGCGAAGTAGGGCGCGAGCCGAATCGACGAGACGGACCCTTTTTGCGCCCCGACTCCCTACCCGCGCCCATGACTCTCAGAGCGGGCGTCGTCGCGGTACAGGGCGACGTGAGCGAGCACGCCGACGCCGTCAGGCGCGCGGGCGCGGCCCACGGCCGGGAGGTCGAGGTCGCGGAAATCCGGACCGCGGGGACCGTGCCCGACTGCGACCTCCTGTTGCTCCCGGGCGGCGAATCGACCGCCATCTCGCGGCTCCTCCGGTCGGAGGGCATCGACGAGGAGATACGCGCCCACGCCGCGGCGGGCAAGCCCGTGCTGGCGACCTGCGCGGGCCTCATCGTCTCTGCGACCGACGCGGGCGACGACCGGGTCGACGAGCTGGGCATCGCCGACGTGACGGTCGAACGTAACGCGTTCGGCCGCCAGAAGGACAGCTTCGAGGCCCCCCTCGACGTGGCCGGGCTCGACGACCCCTTCCCCGCGGTGTTCATCCGCGCGCCCCTCATCGAGTCGGTCGGCGAGGGCGTCGAGGTGCTGGCCGAGTGGGACGGCCGCCCGGTCGCGGTCCGGGACGGGCCAGTCGTCGCCACCTCGTTCCACCCCGAACTCACCGACGACTCGCGGTTGCACGGCTTCCTGTTCGAGGCCGTCGAGGAGTCGGGGACCGCGGGGGAGGCGGGAGCCGACGATTCCGCCTCGGACCAGTAGGGCAGACTTTTCTTTCTGGCACCCGTCCGTGCCGACATGAACGCCGACATCGACGCGGTGCGAGTCGCCATGACCGAGGAGGGCCCGGTCCCGGTGGTCGTGCTCGCGCCCGACGACGCCGACGACGTTCTCCCCATCTTCATCGGCTTCGAGGAGGCGGTCAGCATCGCTCGCGGCATGGAGGCCGAGGACATCGGCAGACCGATGACCCACGACCTCCTGCTCGACGTGGTCGAGGAACTGGGCGGCCGGGTCACCAGCGTGGAGGTCACGTCGCTGGAGGGGGGCACCTACATCGCCGACCTCCACGTCGACACCCCGCGGGGCCAGACGGTGATCGACGCCCGCCCGAGCGACTCGCTGGCGCTCGCGGCCCGGACCAACGCCCCCATCGAGGTCGGCGAGACCGTCTTCGAGTCCGGACGACGCGACCGCGAGGAGTTCGACGAGCTACAGGACATCACCGAGGTCGCGGAGCTGGGAGCATGAGCGAGGAAGTCGAATCCACCGACGCCGTCCTCGACGAACTGTTCGCGGTCGTCGAGGACCGCAAGGAGACCCTGCCTGAGGACTCGTACACCGCGTCGCTGTTCGACCACGAGAAGGGCGAGAACGCGGTCCTCGAAAAGCTGGGCGAGGAGACCACGGAGCTGATTCTGGCGGCGAAAGACGACGACCCCGAGGAGATGGCCCACGAGAGCGCCGACATCGTCTACCACCTGCTGGTCCTGCTGTCGATGAAGGGGATGGACCTCGGAGACCTGCGCTCGGAGCTTCGAGAACGGCGGTAGCGACGGTCTGCGACGTGCTGTTCGTTCTCGGAGTTACGGCTACTCGGAAGCGATTCGCGGTCTCCCCCTCGACCAGAACCGCGAGAGCCGCGTGAGGACGGCGGCGGCGACGAGCGACTGAACGAACACGAACCCGGCGAGGATGACCCAAAAGCCCGCGCCGGTCCGAATCAGAAACTCGTTGTAGAGGAACGTGTCCACGAGCAACGTCGCGATAACGGCCGGTGTGGCGACCAAAAGCGCCGCTCGCGGGACGACGCCCCACTCCGCCAGCGCGAGTATCACACCGGTCACCGCGAATATCGAGAGCGTCAACCGTCCCAACGAAAACTTCGGGAGTCCGTTCGCGGAGAGGACGGTCGAAGGCGTCACGGTCGGGATTTGATGTCGGTCGATAAAAGTGTTTCCGCGCTCGGGACGAATTCGCGCGGTCGGCTCCGACGCGTCCGAGACCACCCCGGCTACGCCACCTTCTCGAACCGGTGCAGAACCACGTCGCTGTCGTCGTCCCACTCGAAGTTCTCGTGGGCCCGGTCCAACACCTCGCGGTACTGTTCCAAGTCGGCCATCCCCTCGGCCTGTGCGTCCTCGTCGGTCAGGTCGCCGAGTGTGCGCTCGCGGACTTCGACCACCTCGAACGTCTCGTCCTCGACCTCGAAGCGGTCGCCCTCGTCGGCGTACTGGTCGCCGCGGTGTATCTGGGTCACGTCGCCCGCGACCGCGCCCTCTCGCATTCGACCGTTCGGGAGCAGGGTTTCTGCGTCTGCCATGGGCTGAAATTGGGCCGCCATCGGCAAAACCGTTGGGCTTCCGGGCGCTATCGCGTTTCCGCGTCCATCTCCCGCAGACGCTCGATTCGCTCGCCGGTCGGCGGGTGGGTCGGGAAGTCGGTCGCGGCGTTGGCCTCCTCGAAGGCGTCGGCGACCGTGTCGGTCGCGGCCTCGTCGAGTTTCTCGAAGGCGTTCTTCTCGCCCCCGTTGACCGCGAAGCCGGTGTACGCCGAGGGGTCGAACTCGTCGTCCTCGGCCTCCGGGACCGGAACGACGTAGAACGCCGACTGGACCCGGTCGCGGGCCCGGAGGTCGGTCTCGGGGTGTCGGTGTGCCTCGCGGTCGAGTTCGGCGAGCGCCGACGCGAGCGCGGCGGGCGAGCCGGTGATGGCGACCGCGCCGCGGTCGGCCGCGTGTTCGCGGTACTGCGAGAGCAGTCGGGTGAGTCCCCGGCCGACCGACCAGAAGACCCACGCGACCGGCCGGACGGCGACCGTGAAGAACAGCCACGGGAAGAAGGTGACCGGGTTGCCGTGGGCGAGACCACCGTCGTCCCGGGGGTTGCCGTACCGGTCGGTCTCGACCTCGTCGATTGAACGCGGGCTGAACCACCCGAGCAACCACTCGCCGATCAGCTCGACCAGCGACGCCGCGGTCATCACGCTCGCGTCGCGGTTCTTGACGTGGGCGAGTTCGTGGGCCAGCACCGCGTCGACCTGTTCCTCCGAGAGCGCATCGAGCAGGCCCGAGGAGACGACCACGGTCGCGTTGCCGGGCAGGACGCCGGTGGTGTACGCCTTCGGCACGTCGGTCTCGGCGACCGCGAGCTTCGGCGCGGGAACGTCGGCGGTGTGGGCGAGGCGAGCGAGGCGCTTGCGGAGGTCGCGGGGGGCGTCGTCGGCCGACCGAATTGCGGCGTCCTCGCCGGTGAGCTTCTCGCTGAGGACGACCTCGGAGACGACCGCGGCCGCGAACAGCGCCGCGAGCAGGACGCCGCCGAGTCGGTCCCCGACGACGACCCGGTCGCCCTCCCCGAGTAGCACGGTCAGGAACACCGAGAGCGCGTCGGTCAGCACCCAGTGGAGCGCGAGCGCGAACGCCCCGAGCAGGCCGACCAGCAGGACCAGCACCGCACCCATCCGAGCGCGTAACTCCCAGTCGGTCTCCCACTCCATCGCCGCGAAGTCGTAACTCGCCCGATATAAATTCCCCTACTCGTTTGCGATCCACCCGCCGACCGCCCCGGCGAGCGCGCTTTCGAGGCCCATCGCGAGCGCGAGCACCGCGCCGACGAGGAAGACGCTCCCGCCGAGCAGGGGACCGAGCGGCCCGAGGCCGACCGTGCCGAGCGCGCCGACCGCGAGACCGAACACCACCGCGAGGACGATTCCGCCGAGCGCCCCGGCGAGCAAGCCGTGCCACGCGCCCCGGCCGAACCCGCCGCCAGCGAGGTAGCCCGCGACGAACCCGCCGAGCAGGCCCGCGGTGAGCTGGCCGAGACCGGGCAGGACGACGCCGATAGCGCCCACGAGCAGTTCGACGACGAAGCCGACTCCGACCGCGTACCAGTTGGTCATGTGACGCGTTTGTAGGCGTCGAACGCTGATAAGGCTGGTTCCTACTCGAACTTCACGCCTACGTCGTGCATCCCGTCGTTCTCCATCGCGATGTTGATGAGCAGGGGCGTCAGACTCTCGACCTCGGCGGCGTTGGCCGCCCCGCCCGCGGGGAGCGCCCGAAGGCCCTCGATTCCCTCGGCGAGCCGGACCGCGATGTCGACCGCGTCCCCGTCGTCGCCGACCACGAGGGTGTCGAGGTCGAGGTCGACCGAGAGGTTCGCGAGCCGGTCGGCCGAGAGGTTGTGGAAGGCCCCGACCACGGGAACGCCCTCCGGCGCGACGTCGGCGACCAGCTCGGTGACGCTCCCGGTCTGCGGGGGCCTGTAGTGGAACCCCTCCTCGTCGCGCTCCATCCCGACCGCCGGGGAGATCAGCACGTCGGCGTCCTCGATGCGGTCGGCGACGGCCTCGACGGTGTCCCGGACGTGGTAGGCCGGGACCGCCAGCACGACCACGTCGGCGCGGTCGGCCGCCATCTCGTTTCCGAACCCCTTGACCGTCCGCTCGACGCCGACGCTGTCGAGTTCGGTCTCGTACTCCTCGGCCTTCCCGCGGGCCTTCTCGGGGTCGCGCGAGCCGACGAGGAGCTCGTGGTCGGTGTCGCGCCCCCACCGGAGCGCGAGCGCCTGTCCGATGTCGCCGGTGCCGCCCAGAATCGCGATTCGCATGTCACGACGTTCGGGGCGGAGGCGGATTAAACGTTCTCACTCCGACAGCGCGACGCGGAACCGGTCGTAGCCCGCAGTGGCCGCCCGGCGGGAGACCGACAGTGCGACCACCACCGCGCCCGCTCGCGCCAGCAGGACGACGGTGCCCCCGGAGGCGACCGCGAACTCGACCGCGAGAAAGCCGACGTACGAGACCGCGAACAGCGCGAGGAAGAACGTGGTGAGTCGGCCAGCGTCCGCGGCTGGGAAGTCGCCGAGTTGCCTGCCCACGAACCAGTGGGCGACCGGGAGGCCGACCGCCAGCGACCCGACGGCGTAGGGGCCTACGCCGTCGGGTCGGGGCGAGACGAGCGCGCCGAGCAGGACCGCGAGGAAGCCGCCGACGGAAAGCGTCCACGCGCCCCGTTCGATTGCGAGCCAGTTCACGCCGGATTCACCGTCACGTCCCGGCGTACCGACGCCCGAAACGTAAAGCTACTCCAACAGGTCCGGGAGGTCGTTGACCGACGCGATCACGGCGTCGGCACCCGCCGCCTCGTACTTCCGGCGTCCCTCCTCGCCCGTGAGACCGCCGGTCAGCACGCCGACGCCGAAGTACTCGCGGTCGGGGTCGGCCTCCGCGGCGTTGCGCGCGGTCTTCACGTCGTCCAAGGTGTCGCCGACGAAGACGACCGACTCGGCGTCGAACCGCTCGGCGAGCGTCACGAGCGCGCGGGGGTGGGGCTTGCCCTCCTCCCAGTCGTCCATCGTGAACCGGCGGTCGTCGGGCACGTCGAGGCCCGCGCGGCGCTGGGCGATGTCGGCCTCGTCGGCGGGTCTGCCCGTCACGATACCGAGGGGGCGGTCGGCGAGCGCGTCGACGGTCGCCGACTCGAGGATGACCGGCTCGTCGCGGATGAACCCCGGCGCGTCGATGTCGGCGGGTTCGCCTTCGAGGTCGGCGTAGAGGTCGGCCCCGAGGTAGAGCTGCTGGAAGACCTCGCGGAGTCGATTGGGGTTCCACTCCGCCCGCACGCGCTCGCGGGCCGCGCCCGCGAGCGCGTCGTCGACGACCGCCTCGGCCGCGTCGAGACCGCCGCCCGACTCGGCGATTCGGTCGGTGAACTCCGTCAGGTCGAGGTCACTCCCCTCCCGGCGCGAGAGGACGAACAGCGCCGCGGCGTAGGTGAGTTCCCAGTCGTTGTTGAACCCGCCCGCGTCCTTGAACCGCTGG from Halorussus salilacus carries:
- a CDS encoding calcium/sodium antiporter, with product MLGVLVDLAVIAGSVLALWYGATAFVEAASLVARRVGLSELVVGLTVVAVGTSTPELLVTLDAAVVGRTGVAVGNVVGSNVFNLGLLVGAVAVFAPVPTGRTLVYQDGVAVVAATLLTTALVADGTLSRVEGVGLLVVYATYVLVLIRRGSGSEAALSADGSAESAASGGTTVSTGESADSPVETVAEAVSPRHLLRGVVGFGLLVGGAHLLVESSADLARLVGVSEWAIGATVVAVGTSTPELATSMAASASGRHEVSIGNLVGSNVFNLLGALGATAAIRPVQVTGDAWTGLLWLCAQMAVVVVLFRTGWRLSRAEGALLAAGTLAWWAASVAG
- a CDS encoding AIR synthase family protein; protein product: MTDLGKVDGAFFDEYIYPNLGADRADVSLGPRHGVDFGVVDVGGRAVVLASDPLSLTPALGFERAAWFAVHVALADAAVSGIPPTHLAVTFTLPPEMTDDQFRTVWETFDREARELGVSIVTGHTARYGGCSYPWVGGATALAVGDHDDLVRPDGATSGDRLLVTKGPGIEVAGFLVTLFEDAVDLPESTIRDATERFWDMSPVRDALTAAAAGPVTAMHDVTEGGLRGALVEFAAAGGVRLDVDSAEVPLLPGVREACEFFDIDPWDATSEGTLLISVESSGVEAVLSALDAEGIPAAEIGEVREGSGAFVDGERVEPPEADPSWAVFEEYAERVGLE
- a CDS encoding thioredoxin family protein, which translates into the protein MTVTLKDFYADWCGPCKTQDPILEEMEADWDEVEFEKIDVDEHQDVANEYQVRSIPTIVVENDDGIVERFVGVTQREELESALEKAGA
- a CDS encoding preprotein translocase subunit Sec61beta encodes the protein MSSGQNSGGLMSSAGLVRYFDAEDRNAITIDPKTVVAFGVLFGVFVKLLNVLAL
- the pdxT gene encoding pyridoxal 5'-phosphate synthase glutaminase subunit PdxT, producing the protein MTLRAGVVAVQGDVSEHADAVRRAGAAHGREVEVAEIRTAGTVPDCDLLLLPGGESTAISRLLRSEGIDEEIRAHAAAGKPVLATCAGLIVSATDAGDDRVDELGIADVTVERNAFGRQKDSFEAPLDVAGLDDPFPAVFIRAPLIESVGEGVEVLAEWDGRPVAVRDGPVVATSFHPELTDDSRLHGFLFEAVEESGTAGEAGADDSASDQ
- a CDS encoding bifunctional nuclease family protein, translated to MNADIDAVRVAMTEEGPVPVVVLAPDDADDVLPIFIGFEEAVSIARGMEAEDIGRPMTHDLLLDVVEELGGRVTSVEVTSLEGGTYIADLHVDTPRGQTVIDARPSDSLALAARTNAPIEVGETVFESGRRDREEFDELQDITEVAELGA
- the hisE gene encoding phosphoribosyl-ATP diphosphatase, which encodes MSEEVESTDAVLDELFAVVEDRKETLPEDSYTASLFDHEKGENAVLEKLGEETTELILAAKDDDPEEMAHESADIVYHLLVLLSMKGMDLGDLRSELRERR
- a CDS encoding ASCH domain-containing protein codes for the protein MADAETLLPNGRMREGAVAGDVTQIHRGDQYADEGDRFEVEDETFEVVEVRERTLGDLTDEDAQAEGMADLEQYREVLDRAHENFEWDDDSDVVLHRFEKVA
- a CDS encoding M48 family metalloprotease — translated: MEWETDWELRARMGAVLVLLVGLLGAFALALHWVLTDALSVFLTVLLGEGDRVVVGDRLGGVLLAALFAAAVVSEVVLSEKLTGEDAAIRSADDAPRDLRKRLARLAHTADVPAPKLAVAETDVPKAYTTGVLPGNATVVVSSGLLDALSEEQVDAVLAHELAHVKNRDASVMTAASLVELIGEWLLGWFSPRSIDEVETDRYGNPRDDGGLAHGNPVTFFPWLFFTVAVRPVAWVFWSVGRGLTRLLSQYREHAADRGAVAITGSPAALASALAELDREAHRHPETDLRARDRVQSAFYVVPVPEAEDDEFDPSAYTGFAVNGGEKNAFEKLDEAATDTVADAFEEANAATDFPTHPPTGERIERLREMDAETR
- a CDS encoding DUF5518 domain-containing protein; its protein translation is MTNWYAVGVGFVVELLVGAIGVVLPGLGQLTAGLLGGFVAGYLAGGGFGRGAWHGLLAGALGGIVLAVVFGLAVGALGTVGLGPLGPLLGGSVFLVGAVLALAMGLESALAGAVGGWIANE
- the npdG gene encoding NADPH-dependent F420 reductase, producing MRIAILGGTGDIGQALALRWGRDTDHELLVGSRDPEKARGKAEEYETELDSVGVERTVKGFGNEMAADRADVVVLAVPAYHVRDTVEAVADRIEDADVLISPAVGMERDEEGFHYRPPQTGSVTELVADVAPEGVPVVGAFHNLSADRLANLSVDLDLDTLVVGDDGDAVDIAVRLAEGIEGLRALPAGGAANAAEVESLTPLLINIAMENDGMHDVGVKFE
- a CDS encoding TIGR01548 family HAD-type hydrolase, whose amino-acid sequence is MHADAVVLDIDGVVVDVADSYRRAIVESVARVHGDTIEKADIQRFKDAGGFNNDWELTYAAALFVLSRREGSDLDLTEFTDRIAESGGGLDAAEAVVDDALAGAARERVRAEWNPNRLREVFQQLYLGADLYADLEGEPADIDAPGFIRDEPVILESATVDALADRPLGIVTGRPADEADIAQRRAGLDVPDDRRFTMDDWEEGKPHPRALVTLAERFDAESVVFVGDTLDDVKTARNAAEADPDREYFGVGVLTGGLTGEEGRRKYEAAGADAVIASVNDLPDLLE